A DNA window from Solanum lycopersicum chromosome 3, SLM_r2.1 contains the following coding sequences:
- the LOC101251554 gene encoding tubby-like F-box protein 5 yields the protein MSFKSIVRELKEMKDGIGSISRRGEVEGRHWRNRTRTHIAPDVVPFDPNQQGQWANIPPELLLDIVRRVEESETSFPARTAVVFCASVCKSWREVTKEIVKTPEECGRLTFPISLKQPGPRESPIHCFIKRDRANSVYRLYFGLTPSEDESDKLLLAAKRIRRATSTDFVISLVSDDFSRASSTYVGKLRSNFLGTKFTIYDNQLPSEAAIPHRGRLSRRFSTKQVSPTVSACNYSIATVSYELNVLRTRGPRRMHCAMHSIPFSSIQEGGSAPTPTSFPQHFDEKSSPALVSKAKEPSVNSSSTVSVLSREPLVLKNKAPRWHEQLQCWCLNFKGRVTVASVKNFQLVAAVDPSHNIPAAVQETTILQFGKIGKDIFTMDYCYPLSAFQAFAICLSSFDTKPACE from the exons ATGTCGTTCAAGAGCATTGTCCGCGAgctgaaagaaatgaaagatgGGATAGGGAGTATATCAAGGAGAGGGGAAGTGGAGGGAAGGCATTGGCGAAACAGAACCCGAACACATATAGCGCCTGATGTGGTTCCTTTTGATCCCAATCAACAAGGCCAATGGGCAAATATACCACCAGAACTACTTTTAGATATTGTCCGCAGGGTTGAAGAGAGTGAGACATCATTTCCTGCTCGGACAGCGGTAGTCTTTTGTGCATCTGTTTGTAAGTCATGGAGGGAAGTTACAAAAGAGATTGTCAAGACTCCTGAAGAATGTGGTAGGCTTACATTCCCCATTTCACTAAAGCAG CCGGGTCCCCGTGAATCCCCAATTCATTGCTTTATCAAACGGGACAGAGCTAATTCAGTTTATCGCCTCTACTTTGGTTTGACTCCAT CCGAGGATGAGAGCGATAAATTGTTGCTGGCTGCCAAAAGGATCAGAAGGGCAACTAGCACAGACTTTGTAATTTCCTTGGTTTCTGATGATTTTTCTCGAGCTAGCAGTACGTATGTTGGAAAACTGAG ATCTAACTTCCTTGGGACCAAATTCACCATATATGATAACCAACTTCCAAGTGAAGCAGCCATTCCACATCGTGGTAGACTTAGTCGACGATTCAGTACGAAGCAAGTATCTCCGACAGTATCTGCGTGCAACTACAGTATAGCCACCGTTTCCTATGAACTCAACGTTCTCCGTACACGGGGACCTAGGAGAATGCATTGCGCTATGCATTCCATCCCATTCTCCTCTATCCAAGAGGGAGGTAGTGCTCCAACGCCTACATCATTCCCACAACATTTTGACGAGAAGTCATCTCCCGCGTTAGTCTCAAAAGCGAAGGAGCCATCTGTAAATAGCAGCTCGACAGTGTCAGTCCTTTCTCGAGAGCCACTTGTGCTAAAAAACAAAGCCCCTCGATGGCATGAACAATTGCAGTGCTGGTGCCTAAACTTTAAAGGCCGAGTCACAGTGGCGTCCGTGAAAAACTTTCAACTAGTTGCAGCAGTTGATCCATCTCACAATATACCAGCTGCAGTACAAGAAACAACAATTTTGCAATTTGGAAAAATTGGAAAAGACATCTTCACCATGGATTACTGCTACCCCCTTTCCGCATTCCAAGCTTTTGCAATCTGCTTGAGCAGCTTCGACACGAAACCAGCCTGTGAATGA
- the LOC101251858 gene encoding cytochrome c-type biogenesis protein CcmE homolog, mitochondrial has product MASKLSSRLVSRLASHCLRSAVTGATATTTAALSRSHPLISVFHHQSQPLVFPHFNTNQTVFTLRSFSTLSRPARSHRSARPDIAAKARQLQTRRLWTYAITFSCIAGFIVIVLNQFQDQLVFYLTPTDALAKHAENPTRSKFRLGGLVLENSVTPIPNSPEMEFVITDLITDILVKYDGSLPDLFREGHSVVVEGFIKPFTEEMKKKENEILSEKKLQLTEKARGGDCYFAATEVLAKHDEKYMPPEVAAALEKNKQLLSQMEGNEKEGDDAAPPATARA; this is encoded by the coding sequence ATGGCTTCAAAACTCTCTTCTCGTTTAGTTTCTCGTCTAGCTTCCCATTGCCTTCGTTCTGCCGTCACTGGCGCCACTGCCACAACCACCGCTGCTCTATCCAGATCTCACCCTTTGATTTCAGTTTTCCACCACCAATCGCAGCCGTTAGTATTTCCCCATTTTAATACCAACCAAACTGTTTTCACCCTCAGATCCTTCTCCACACTCTCCCGGCCCGCACGATCTCACCGTTCAGCTCGGCCTGATATCGCAGCCAAAGCCCGGCAACTCCAAACCCGCCGTCTGTGGACCTATGCCATCACATTCAGCTGCATAGCAGGATTCATAGTAATAGTCCTTAACCAATTCCAAGACCAACTTGTATTCTATTTAACCCCTACAGATGCTCTAGCAAAACATGCTGAAAACCCTACAAGATCCAAATTTCGACTCGGTGGATTAGTACTAGAAAATAGTGTAACACCAATACCCAATTCCCCAGAAATGGAATTTGTGATAACTGATTTGATAACTGATATTTTGGTTAAGTATGATGGGTCGTTACCGGATCTTTTTCGGGAAGGGCACTCCGTTGTAGTAGAAGGGTTTATAAAGCCATTTACTGaagagatgaagaagaaagagaatgaaatCTTGAGTGAGAAAAAGTTACAGCTAACTGAGAAGGCGAGAGGTGGGGATTGTTATTTTGCAGCTACTGAAGTGTTGGCTAAACACGATGAGAAGTATATGCCTCCTGAAGTTGCAGCTGCACTTGAGAAGAATAAACAGTTGCTTAGTCAGATGGAAGGGAATGAGAAAGAGGGCGATGATGCAGCACCTCCAGCTACAGCGAGGGCGTAA
- the LOC101252363 gene encoding transcription factor BEE 2: MSILERQRAIFEHLYQCQQQQQTSNSLPNQNLAQLNSLMSENTMEFSQFQNFPFKIDTQIDFGSEKRNWTSKKRKSEVYEEYECKVERLDGEAGEVKTEMIVKTEKGKNSKENLEAKNTDFIHVRARRGQATDSHSLAERARREKISKKMKCLQDLVPGCNKVIGKAGMLDEIINYVQSLQKQVEFLSIKLATSNVNTDNLFAKELPNPTFLQQQGNINIGVTQRRENCLMSFPEAVLDSSNVLALQQLPNLETDLQCLFGVRFQK, from the exons atgagCATTCTTGAAAGACAAAGAGCTATTTTTGAACATTTGTACCAAtgccaacaacaacaacaaacttCTAATTCTTTGCCAAATCAAAATCTTGCTCAACTCAATAGTTTAATGAGTGAAAATACAATGGAATTCAGTCAATTTCAGAATTTTCCCTTCAAGATTGACACACAAATTGATTTTGGAAGTGAAAAGAGGAATTGGACAAGCAAGAAGAGAAAATCAGAG GTTTATGAAGAATATGAATGTAAAGTTGAAAGACTTGATGGAGAAGCAGGGGAAGTAAAGACAGAGATGATCGTGAAAACTGAAAAAGGGAAGAATTCGAAGGAGAATTTAGAGGCTAAAAATACTGATTTTATTCATGTTAGGGCTCGTCGCGGCCAAGCTACTGATAGCCACAGCTTAGCTGAGAGA GCAAGAAGGGAGAAAATAAGCAAGAAGATGAAATGTTTACAAGATTTAGTACCAGGTTGTAACAAAGTGATTGGCAAAGCAGGAATGCTTGATGAAATCATCAATTATGTTCAATCTCTTCAAAAACAAGTGGAGTTTCTTTCCATCAAACTTGCCACTTCCAATGTGAACACAGACAATTTATTTGCCAAGGAGTTACCTAATCCAACATTTTTACAACAACAAGGAAACATTAATATTGGTGTTACacaaagaagagaaaattgtTTGATGTCTTTCCCAGAAGCTGTTCTTGATTCTTCAAATGTTCTG GCATTACAACAACTACCAAATCTTGAAACTGATCTACAATGCCTTTTTGGTGTACGGTTTCAGAAGTAA